Genomic segment of Longimicrobiaceae bacterium:
CGACCTCCGCCCTGCGGGCGGGCGGGATCGCGGACACGTCGGCGGCGCCGGTGAGCACGTCCGTGAGCCGCCCCGTTCCGTCGGGCACGACGCGGAACACGAGACGGTCCAGATAGGGCCGGCCGCCGAGCGCGGGCGGATGAAGGGGATTCGCCTCGAAGATCCATTCCTGCCCCGAAACACGGCGCACGAAACGGAATGGGCCGTTGCCCACGACGCGCTCGGCGCCGAACGGGTGCTGGCGCATCGCCTCTGGCGGAACGGCCTGGAGCAGGTGCTTGGGGGCGGGCGGCCGCGTCATCCAGAAACTCAGGAAATCCGGCGACGCGCGCACCCGGAAGCGTACGGTGAACGAATCCAGCTTTTCGGCGACCGGGCTGTAGAGACGAAGCATGGCGGCATGCGGAGAGGCGGTTTTCGGCTCCTTGGTCCTCACGAAGGTGAAAAGTACGTCGTCTGCGGTCGTGGGCGCGCCATCGTGCCAGCGGACGTCGCGCCGCAGGCGGAAGGTGAGCTGGAGCGTGTCCGGCGCCACCCGCACGGTATCCCACTGTTCCGCCAGCCCCGGCAGCGGGCGGAACTGGCGATCGTAGCGCAGCACCGGCGTGTACAGCACGAACTGGTGAAGCTGCAGGTTCGGCCGCAGGTCGGCCGTCAGCGGATTCAGCGGCTGGAAGTCCTGGGCGAGCAGCACAACCGCGGTCCCGCCGTAGCGCTCGGCCTCGGGGATCTCGCCGTCCGCCGCGTCGGGGCCACCGCGCGAGTCGGCGGGCACGCAGGCGGCGAGGAGCAGGAGCGCGAGGAGGCCGCCGCGGGCCGTGACCGATCCGGGAAGGGGCACGCGGGGGGCGGCGGGTGTCGTCATGGGCTCTTCTGGCGTGGTGGCTCCCTGCCGGGCGCCGGGAGTCCGGGTGCGTGGCGGCGGCGCGGCGATCACCTGCCGTGGTGCCGGGCGATCTCCTCCGGAGTGAGGCGAAGGAAGCGCGCGGCGTTGTTGTAGAAGATGTCGCGCTTCTGCCCGTGCGTGAGGAACGGCGCCTCCTCGATGGAGCGGACCGCCGCGTCGATCAGCCCGGGCCAGACCATCTGGTCCGACCCGAACATGATGCGGTCGCCGTACCCGGCGTCCACCAGCTCCTGCAGGTAGCGATAGAAGGCTGGTCGCGGCTCCACGTTGACGAGCATGCTCACCTCCACGTACAGCTGCGGGTGGGAGAACAGCATGGCCCGCAGGTCGTCCAGCATGGGATAGCCCGCGTGCATGACGTAGACACGCAGCCGGGGATGACGGATGAGCACCTCCTCCAGCGTCAGCGCGCTCTGCAGCCGGGTGCGGTACGCACGGTTGCCGAAGTAGAACTCGCCGGGCCCTCCGGGGCCGATGTGGATCCCCACCGGCAGGTCCAGCTCCTCCGCCAGCGCCCAGTACGGCTCCATCCGCGGGTCGTCCGGGGCGATTCCCCCGTACTGGTTCAGCACCTCGCCCAGGACGGCCAGGTCACCGCGGCGGTGCAGCGCGCGGATGGAGTCGGGCGAGACCGGACGGTATGAAGCGCCATCCGGGGCCGCGGTCGCAGTGCCGGTGGCGCGGTCCAGTCGGAAGTCCAGCCCCGGGATGAAGCGGCCAGGAGCAGCGGCGCGCCACGCCTTCACCAGCTCGGGCGCCCCGCCGAGGACACCAATGATGTTGTGGCGCTCCATCGCCGCGAGCGTCTCGCCCAGGACCGCGGCATCCGTCGCCGCGGGGAGCACCTCCCGGCAGGAGGTGGAGCCTCGCAGTCCCTCCTCGATCGGATGGGCGGGGTCCCAGAAGGGCATGGCCACGACGGGCGCGCAGAGTGGCCCTGGATTCGGGCCATAGTGGCGTGCCAGGCGCGCGTGCATGTGCATATCGAGGATCGGGAGTCGCTCCTGCGCCTCCGGGGCGGTGCCCGGCTGCTCAGGTGGAGAGACACCGCCGCTGGCGCAGGCGGAGAGCAGCAGCACCGAGCACAGAAACACGAGTGAGCGCGCCGTTGAGATCATCATGGTGTGTGTCGCCGCTGAACGGCATGCCAGGCGAAGAAAACGGCAATCCCGAGCCGTCGCGCGGTGCATCCCGGGCGTGGAGCCCGGCGCTTGATATGCGGATCGCCGCGGTGAATTCGGCCGACCGGGGCAGCCCGGAGGAGTGACGAGCGGAGGAGCGGTGTCCCGGCACTCGGGCGGCGCAGGGGAACCGCTCACGCCTGAGGACGAGCGCGGATGCGCCTGCTGGAGCTGCATGCCGCGTGGTCCTCAGGCGGTGGGGGCAGGCGCGGGACCCGCCCCTGTCGCAGCGCTCGGCTGCTCCAGTGCGCCGCCCCGTCCGGCGGCAGCCGGTATGGCCGGCCGCCGGCCGAGGATGGTCGCCACCGCCATGTGAGCCGTTACGTTGGCGGCGGTGATGATGGTGTCCGGCAGAGCCATGATCGCGATCAGCAGGCCGATGCCCTGGGGCGGCAGCCCGACGGCGAGGAACGCGGGAACCGCGACCATCATCCCCGCTCCGCCCGGGAGCCCGACGCCGGCCATGCTCATCACGACGGCGATCCCGGCTACGGTTGCCACCTGGAAGGGGGTAAGGTCGATCCCGTAGAGCCGGGCGATGAAGAGAGCTCCCAGAATCTGCCAGACGGGGCCGGTGATGCGGAAGAGCGAGACCCCGAGGGGAAGCACGAACCCCGCGATCCGGGGAGAGATGTCGAGCCGCGTCACCGCTCCCTCGATCATCGCCGGCAGCGAGGCGAGGGAGGATTGCGTACTGAAGGCCACCGCCTGCGCGGGGGCGGCCGCGCGAGCGAAGCGCGGCAGAGGCACGCCGCCGAGCGCCGCTGCCACGGGGTAGAGGACGAACAGGGTGGCGAGGGCGAATCCCGACAGCACGAGGACGTAGTAGGCGATGGCGCCGACGGCGGAGAGCCCCATCTGCAGCCCGAGCGGAAGCGCCAGCCCGAAGACCCCGATGGGAGCGAGCACCAGGATCCAGCGCACCAGCACCAGCATCACCTCGGCGACCGAGCGGAAGAATCCAACGAGCAGTTCCCGCGATGCTGGAGCGGCATGCAGGGCGGCGAAGCCGAAGAGAATCGTGAAGACAAGCAGGGGAAGCATCGCGCCTGCGGCCGCCGCCGCGATGGGGTTGGTGGGGACGAGCCCGGTGATCCACTGGCTGGGCCGGGGGAGTACCGCCGGCCCTTCGCTCGTCATGGAAACGTCCTGACGCAGCGATGCCGCCGTGGCCGGGTCGATGCTCAACCAGGAGAACAGGGGAGGAGCGGCCAGTGCCGTGAACGCGGCGGCTGCCGTGAGCAGTACCAGAAAAAGCACGAGCGCCTTCGCCCCGAGCCGCCCCATCGCCTGCGCCTGTGTAGCCGAGGCGATGCCGGTGACGAGGAGCGAGACGACCAGCGGGATCACCGTCATCTGCAGCGCGCTCACCCAGAGGGTGCCCAGGGGCTCGACGGCAGACGCGATGGCAAAGAGCGAGGGCCGGTCGATGACCGAGAGCAGAATGCCTCCGCCAAGGCCGGCGGCGAGCGCGAGGAGGATCCGCGAGGTCAGTGACATGGGCATTTACCTCCGAAGCTGTGGTCGGGCGCTGGCGCCCCGGAGCGCCGCAGCTCGCCCCCGGGGCCCCGCCGGGTGGCGCGACGGGCCGACGCCTGAGCGACCCGCCGTTCGCCCGGCGCTCCGCTCATCCGGTCAGCAGGCGGAACAGCGCCACCCCGCCCCAGATGCCGACGCCGACCGCCAGCAGCTGGAGCGCGAGCCAGTAGGCGCCCCGGGCCGTCATGGCGGCGCTCCCGCGTCCAGCACCCGCGCCTTCGCCACGCGGTACTCCTCGTCGCTGAGCGCGCCCGACGCATGCAGCGCCGCGAGGCGCTCCAGCGCGGAGACGACCTGGGCGCCCCGCGGCGCGTCCGGCGGCGGCGTCGGCCGCCGGATCTCGGGTTCGGGGGGCGGCCGCGCACCGCGGAAGCTCGTGAAGCGGCGTACCTGCGGACCCGCGGCCATCGCCAGCGGTGCGCCCGCCATGGCGATGAAGGCGACCCCGGGGATCAGCCAACCCCAGACCGGCCCGCCGCCGCCCGGGGGGCGGAAGGCGAACTCGAGGAAGTTCCAGCCGAGCGAGAGGAAGAGCGCCGGCCACGCGAGCACATCCAGGTTCGGGATGCCGCGGGAGGTCGTCTGCCAGATGTAGATCCCCAGGCACACGATCCCCGCCCAGAACCCGCCGACCACCGCGGCCGGCACGCCCCGGGGGCACGGCCGCGCGATGACGTACGGCGAGGCACCCTCCGCGCACGCGCCGCCGATCTCCATCACGGCACGCATGCCCAGGAAGAGGAACGTCATCCCGCAGGCGACGCCCGCGAGGGAGAGGAAGACCCACGCGCTGGCCGCGAGGGGGAGCGCGTCGTCGTCGGTCCGGTCGGTCATGGACACGAAACGGTGGGGGGAGGTGGGGGGCGGGGTTGCCCGCCCCGCCCGCGGCCGTAGACTTCCGGCCGCACCGTGCGGTGCTGGCGGCGCCGTGAGGGGCCGCGGCATCTCGGGGGGCCACTCATTCGGTGGGCTGTGCGGCTGAAAGTCGGGATGGACCGTCAGCGGACGCTCAGCTGCCGGATCATCCCGTGCTCGATGTGCGACCGCCCATCCGGCGCCTGGAACGTGTACTCGGCGGCTGTGAGGGAGACCACGTTGGGTGCGGCGGCGGCCGTATCGGCCGGAACCGCTTCGTCCCCGGCCGTACAGGCCGGGAGGAGCGCGACACCGGTGATCAGCAGCATGGAGCGGGCAGACATGGCGGCCCTCAGCGTGAAAGTCATAAATGGTCACGCCGAGTTGCGTGACGGCGGAGATGAAGTCGCCCCGGGAGGCCGGCGGTCAGCGGGTTCATGGGCTGGCAGTCCTGCGCGTGCTCCACACGCGCACCAGGAGGAGCAGCGCCGGGGACGCCGCAGTGGAGCGGGCCGTCATCGGGCGGCGGCCACGGCCACCAGCGCCCGGACCAGCCGGTCCAGCTCCGCGGGCGAGGTGTAGACGTTCGGGCTCACGCGGATTCCGCGGATCTCGGGGGTCCGCGCGTTGCCCGACATTGCCTGGACCAGGATCCCGTGGCGCTCGAGAAGCCGCGCCTCGAGCGCCTTGGACTCGACGCCCGGCAACTCCACCGTGCAGAGCCCGAGGCCCATCGCCGCCCCGTCCGTGGTGTAGAAGCGCGCCTCCGGGAGGGTGGCCGCCGCTCTCGTTCGCCAGTACGAGGTCAGGTACCGCAGCCGCTCGGCCTTGCGGGCCGCGCCCAGGGTGCGATGGATCGCCAGCGCCGGAAGCGCCGCGGGCGCGACGTACTCCGGGGACGTCCCGATCCACTCGAATCGAGACATCCCGGCCGTCTCCGGTGGCGAGGGGATGAGGGGCCAGACCTTCGCCGCGTGCTCGGGGCGCATCCAGAGGACGCCTGTGCCCACAGGCACGCCGAGCCACTTGTGCGCGCTGGCGCCGTAGTAGTCGCAGTCGAGCGCGGCGACCGGCTCCTCCAGCAGGCCGAGCGACTGGGCGCCGTCCACCACCACCTCCGCTCCGACCGCGTGGGCGGCGGCGGCGATGCGCCGCACCGGGAGGAGCTGGCCCGTCAGGTTGCTGGGATGCGTCAGCAGCACGAGCTTCGTCCGCGGCCCGATGGCCGCCTCATACATCTCGGCGAGTCGCTCCAGCGAGGGCGCGGGAACCGGCGGGCGGAGCATCCGCAGCACCACGCCGTCCCGGGCGCGCCGCTGCTCCAGGGCGTCGAGCATGGCGTAGTAGTCGTGCGCGGAGCAGACGACCTCGTCTCCGGCGCGCAGGGGGACGCCCAGGAGCACGGTGTCCAGCGCCTCGGTGGCGTTGCGCACCAGCGCGATCTGCTTCCCGGGCGCTCCCATGGCCTCGGCGAGGGCCGCGCGCACGGTGGTGTCCGTCACCTCGGGCCACAGGCGCGCCAGCCAATGCGCCGGCAGCGACTGGACCTCCCGCGCCAGGCGGACGAGGTCCGCCATCGCCTCCCGCGGGGCGGGGTTCGTCCAGCCGTGGTCGAGGTTCACCACCGCGGGATCGAGGGCGAACGCCTCGCGCACACGGGCCCAGAACGGCTCATCCTCGGCGAGCCGTGCGGGGTCGGCGGCGGCGCCGAGCGCCAGGAGGTCGGCGTCCAGCGTGTCGAGGAGCGTCGACATGCGCGCAAGCCGGTCGGCGAGCAGCGGCGCGGGCGCGACTGCCAGGGCACCCAGTGCGCCGGCAGTGCGGGTCAGGAAGTTGCGGCGGTGGATCATGGCGGGCTCTTGGAAGAAGGAGCGGGAGATGGCGCGCTCCCGTGAGCGACCATTGCCGGGCGACGCTCGGCGGAAGTCCTCAGCCGAGTGGCATCACGACCGCAGGGGCGAGGTGCGGATTGTCGAAGCGGACCACCTCGCCCGCCCGCTTCGCTGGCGCCGGGAAGAGGCGAGCGGAGAGGGGCTTCTGATATCACGTGGCGAGCGCGGCCACGTCGACGATGGTCGCGGCGAGATCCGCGACCGGCGCGCACCCGGCACGGGGACCACATCGATACCGTAGAAGGCTCAGGGCCGGAAGAGCGCCGAATGCCCGAAGGCCTCCCCCGTCTCGCCGTGCGGCCAACTCTCCCGGCGGAAGCTCACGCCTAAGCTTCCGTCCCCGGAGCGGAAGGACTCGTCCCAGGAGAGCCGCCCGGTGGCCGGGTCGATGCGCGCCATCAGCATCCGGTGCTCGCCCCCGTTCTCCTCCGCCCCCACGATCAGCCGGTCCGAGCCGGGATCCTTCGCGAGCCAGTGAGGGCGGAAGGTCGTGTCGGACCGCAGGCGCGACACCTCCACGGGGCGCGTGGGATCCGTGATGTCGAGCGAGATAAGCTTGTGACCGTATGCCACGGTCATGACCCAGAAGCGACCGACCACCGCGGGGACGCCGCACCCGCTGCCGTCCGACTCCGGGATGGTGTAGACGTTCTCGATCTCAGGCTCGGGCGTCTCCATCCCCGTCACGCGGTAGAACCCGCACCCGTAGCTGTTGAGGAGCACCGAGCCGTCCGGCATCACACGCGGCTCGAAGGGGAGCCAGTGCCCGAAGCGCATCGTCTCCCCACTCGGGAGGCGCGCCGGCGGCACGCGCAGCGTGCGGAGGAGCGCGAGGTCGGAGAGCCGCCACACCTGGACCACGTGGGCGCTGTGGGCCTCCATCATGCGCGCGCCCGTGGTCAGGAGGCGGTCGGTCTCCGGGAGCACGGCGAACGCGTAGGTCCGGATCGGCTCCGAGATACTCGAGTCCGCTGCGCTCGAGGTGCGGAGCAGCCGCCCCTCAGGGTCGACTTCCGCCAGCCCGCCGTGCCCGCCCGGCAGGGTGGTGTCACCAGGCAGGGGACTGGGGCCCTCGCTCCGGAGGAACCCGACGAGCACGTTCCCGTTCGGCAGCCGGACGAAGTCGTGCGGGTAGCGGAACGGGGCAGGCGGCGAGAGCGTCCGCACCAGGCGCGGGCGGGCCGCATCGTCGGTGTCGAAGAGCAGGACCTGCTCGCGGTGGTGGGCGTTCGCGAACAGGAGCGTGCCCGGCGGCGGGAGCTCGTATTCCAGGTGGTGGGGCATGGAGCCGCGCATCCCGACCGGCTCCGTCGCGACGACGTCGCCGTAGGTGGGGCTCTCGGGCCGCACGTCCACCACCGCCAGGAAGTCGGAGTGCTGCTCGTCGCGGTCGCCCGCCCACACGTACAGGTATCGCGCGGGGGCCGCCCTGGAGATCACCCTGCTCGCCGACGCCCGGGGATCCCCAGCGGACGCCGCCGGCGAGGCGATCGGCGAGGACGCTCCGCCCGCTCCCGCGCACCCGGCGCCAAACGCCGCGCCCAGCGCCCCGGTCAGCAGCAGTACGAGCCTCCATCGCGCGTTGCCCCTCGTGATGCTCCGGTGACCCGGGGGGAACGGACGCGCCGTCCCCTGCCGCGGATCGGAGCGGGTACGGGAGCCGGGGCTCACGGCCGCACCCGCAGGACCTGCCGGATCGTGCCCTGCTCCGATCGCACGGCGAGCACGGCGTCCATCTCCCGCGCCGGCGTCCACTCGAAGTCGTAGGTCTCGCCCACGCCGAAGCGCCGGAAGCGGGACGCCACCTCCCCCCGCAGCGCGAACGGCAGGTCGGCGCCGTCCTTGGCGAGCGGCCGCCAGACGAGCGGCACCGAATCCGCGCGCAGCGTCACCTCCGCGGCCGACGCGTGGAGAATGTTGACGAAGCGCAGCCGGTACCGTGTCCCGACGCGCAGATCGAGGGGAAGCGGCTCGGGACGGCCGTTGAGCGCCGTCACCCCGACGCGCGGGTCCGGGGGCGGACCCGCCGGGACGCCGCCCCCGGACCCCTCCGGCTCCGCGCGCCGCGCGACGCTCCCGAGGACGAAGAGCAGGTCCGTAGCCGGGTCGTGCCGCTCGCCCGGCTCCAGGACGAGGAGCGGGCCGTACATCCCGGCGCCGAGCTGCTGGCCCTCGTCCATGTGCGTGTGGTAGATGTAGGTCCCGGCGCGCGGCGGCGTGATCGTGACGGCGAAGGAGTCGCCCGGCGCCAGGAGGGGCGCCATGCTCGATCCGCTGCCGCTCCACCCCGAGACGCCGTCGAACACGCTCTCCAGCTCCATCCCGTGCCAGTGGACGGTGGTCGGCTCCCGGAGGCGGTTGATCACCGTGATCATCGCCGGCTCGCCGCGGGTGAGCAGCAGTGTCGAGCCGGGGACCTCCACCGAGTCCGGCCGCGGCTCTGCGCCGCGCTGGAGGACGTAGCCGCGCCGCGCCATCGCCCCGCTGTCCGCGGGCGCCTGCTGCGCAAAGAGCCGCAGGCGGCGCGCGGGCGCCGGAGCCGCGGATGCGTGGGCGCCACCATCCGTCGTCGTGATCCCCAGCACCAGCCCCGCCATCGCTTCGAGCGGGTGGCGCGCCACGTCGTGCGAGTCGTGGCCGCGGGCGCTGTCGGCGCGCGCCGGGTAGGGGGTGATGTGCGGGATCATATGGCAGTGCATCAGCCACTTCCCCGCGCGCGTCGGCACCCACTCCATGCGGAAGGTGCTCCCCGCGACCATGAACTCCGTCACCGCGAGGCGGGCGGTGCTCGCGGTGTACGTGGTATCGCGCGCGCCGTCCCCCTTGGCCAGCACCCGGAAGTGGAAGCCGTGCAGGTGCATGGGGTGGAGGAGATAGGTGCCGTTGAGCCACCGCCAGCGGATCGTGTCGCCCACCGGGTACTCCAGCCGCTCCGTGTGCGGCCAGGAGCGGCCGTTGATCGCCAGCTCCCAGATGTCCTCCTTCGCGGGGTTCCGGACCGAGTCGGGGTAGAGGTCGATCACCGTCATCACGAAGATCCGCTCCTCCGGATCGGGGCGCGTCCCTCGCGGGTCGACGACGATCGCGCCCGTGAGCTGGGAGTCGCGCCGCGAGCGGTGATGGATGGAATCGCCCGTGGTGCTCCCCCAGTAGAGGTAGGTGCCTGGCGCGCCCGCCCGGTAGCGCACGCTGCGGGTGGAGCCGGGCTCGACGTGCAGCGTGTCGTCCGCCACGGCCCCGGCGCGCAGCCCGTGCACCACGAGCGTCGAGTCGGGGAAGGCGTTGCGCACCCGCACCTCGATCTCCGTCCCCTCCTCCGCCCGCAGGAGCGGGCCTGGGATCCGCGGCGGGCCTCCGCTCTCCGAGAAGGCCTGCACCGTCACGGCGGTGTCCACCCCCGGGTCGGGGCGCCACCGCGCGGGCCCGGCGATCAGCTGCAGCTCCAGCACGTCGCCACGCCGCCGTCCCGCGGGCGTGCGGTTGTCGTTGGGGACGACCGGCGCGGGGGCGACACGCGCGAGCGAGGGCGCGGGTGCGGCGCTCTGCGCACTCGCGCCCGGGATGGCGCCCGCGGCGGCGAGGAACGCGGCAGCGGCATGGTTCCGGAGGATCTGCATCGGGGTGCGCGGGCGGGTCATGGGCGAGCCGCGTCCCGCACGCGGACGTGCACGGGGACGTGCCAGCCGGAAAGCTGCGTCTTCACCTCCAGGCGCAGCCCTCCGGGCTGGGCCGGCGTGATCTCGAAGTCCGCGGTCTCGCCGGGGCCGGTGAGCAGGTGCGCGGGTCCGGGGGTGGAGTGGGCCGGCGGGAGGTCCGCTCCGTCCTTGGCGACGGGGCGCCAGGGCGCGAACGCGCTGTCGGTCACGAGCGAGAACATCACCCGCCAGTCGTTGGTGATGTTGACGAGGCGGATGCGGTGGGTCTCGCCGGCACGCATCTCCAGCGCGGGCGGCGTGGCGCTCCCGTTGACCAGTCCCGGGCTGTCGACGGTGGGCCCCGCCTGGCCGACGACGAGCACGTGGTCCGTCCGGGGGTCGAACTCCTCCCCCGGCTCCAGCACGAGCATCGCCCCGTAGAGCCCCGAACTGATCTGCCCCAGCTCGTTCTGGTGCGGATGGTAGATGAAGGTGCCGGCGCGCGGAGGCGTGAAGACGGCCGTGAAGGAGTCGCCCGGCGCGATCGGCGGAAGCAGACTGCCCGGCGAGCCGCTCCACCCGGGAACGCCGTCGGGGAAGCTCTCCAGCTCCATCCCGTGCCAGTGCACGCTGCTGGGCTCCGCCAGCCGGTTCACCACCGTGATCGCCACCGGTTCGTCCCGTCGGAGGAGGAGCAGAGGGCCGGGGATCTGAATGGAATCGGGCGCCGGCTCTCGATCGCCGTGGAGGACGTACCCCATGCCCGGTGCGTCGCCGTAGCGCCCGGGTGTGGATTGGACCAGCAGCCTCAGCTTCCGCGGGTCGCGCCGCGGAGCTGCCGACGCCGCGGAGCCGGGACGGGGACGCACGTGCAGCCCCAGCACCAGCCCGGCCATCCGGTGGTCGTCGTGGTCGTCCGCGTGGGCGGCGGCGTGGGGCACGCGGGGGAGCGACACCCCGGCCGACATGTGGAAGGGGAAGTGGCAGTGGAAGAGCCAGTTCCCCTCCCGCTCGGGGACCCAGGTCAGGGCGGCGGTGCCTCCCGGGAGCATCAGCTCGGTGACGGCCAGCCTGCGCGCCTCGGGCCGGTACACGGTGTCGGCCGCCCACGCGCCGCGGCTGTCCACGCGGAAATAGAAGCCGTGCAGGTGCATCGGGTGAGAGCTCCAGGTCGGGTTGACCCACCGCCAGCGCAGGGTGTCTCCGACCGTGGGGGAGAAGCGCTCGGTATGGGGCCATCCCTTCCCGTTGATCGTCATCACCTCTCGCGTCTCCGGGCCCTCGCCCGCAGGGTCGAGCCATGCGCCGAGCACGAAGACGCGGTCGTCGGCGCGCGCGCCGGCCGGATCCACCACGAAGGCGCCGGAGAGCTGGCTGTCCACGCCGGCCCGCTCCTCCATCCCGGTGCCGGTGGTCGAGCCCCAGTAGAAGTAGGTTCCCGGCTCCCCGGCCGGGAAGCGCAGCTCACGGGTCGCGCCCGGCGCGACATGCACCGTGTCTTCCGGCGACCCCGGTCGGGTATGCAGCCCGTGAAGGACCAGCGGCGCGGCGAGCCGGTTGTGAACGCGGGCACGGATCGTGGTGCCCTGCGGCACCCGGATCAGCGGCCCTGGGACCCGTGCCGGCTTTCCTGCCTCCCCGAACGTCTGCACCTCCAAGTACGGCCCGTCCTCCGCCTCCGGGTACCACCGCGCCCGGCGCGCCTCCAGCCGTACGGTCAACACCCCGTCCCGCAGCGAGCCGGCGGCGGCCGTGTTCGGGTTGGCGATGGCGCGCCCGACGGACTGCCCTGCGGCAGGGGCGCCCAGGCACACGAGAGCCGCGGCGACGAGAAATGGTCGGGACGGGATGAACACGAGGCTCCTTCGGGCAGGACGGGAGGGGCGAGAGGTCCCACACTGGTCTATACGCGCAGAACCGTCCAGGAACACGACATCGACACCCCCTCGACGGTTGCAGATCGCCGCCGGCGAGTACATCTTCCATGGAACCCACGCCGGAGAGTGTACTCCCCCTCTGCTCTCTGCTCCCCGCCCATGGCCTCCCTCGACTCCGCACCAGGCTCCTCCGCCCGGCCCAGCTTCGACCCTACGGCGCTGGACCATCTCTTCCCCACCGTGTATGCGGAGCTGCACCGCCTGGCGCAGCGTTACCTGCGGCACGAGCGGATCGACCACACCCTGAACACTACGGCGCTGGTCCACGAGGCCTACCTTCGGCTCTCGGAGCAGACGCGCGCCGGCATCTCCGACCGACACCACCTACTCGCTCTGGCCGTCCGGGCGATGCGCCGCGTGCTCGTGGATCATGCGCGGAAGCACCACACCGCCAAGCGCGGTGGCGGACGGCGGCAGGTGCGCCTGGAGGACACCGCGATCGTCGTCGAGGAACGGGCGGAGACGCTGATCTCCCTGGACGAGGCGCTGGAGCGGCTCGAGGCTCTCGATCCCAGGCTCTGCCGGGTGGTGGAGTGCCGCTTCTTCAGCGGGCTCACCGAGGCCGAGACGGCCGACGTTCTGCAGGTAACCACCCGCACGATCCAGAGGGACTGGGCGAAGGCCAGGGCCTGGCTGTACCGGGAGCTCGATGGCTGAGCCCCGCGGAGCGGCGATGGACGCGCGGACCCGCTGGGCCCGGGTTGCGGAGGTGCTCGACGCCGTGCTCGAGGCGCCCGCGGAGCGACGCGGGCTCCTGCTGGACGAGCAGTGCGGCGCCGACTCCGCGCTGCGCGCGGAGGTGGAGGCGCTGCTCTCGTCGCTCGACCGCGGCGACGGCTTCCTGGACGACGCGGCGGTGAGCTACCTGGCGCCGCTGCTGGAGGGGGGCGGCCCGGACGAAGCGCGCGGAGCAGAGACGGGCCGACGGATCGGGTCCTTCCGCGTCGTCCGCGAGATCGGGCGCGGGGGCATGGGCGCGGTGTTCCTCGCGGAGCGGGAGGACCCGGAGCTCCGGCAGCGGGTCGCCATCAAGCTCCTGCACGAGGGGGCACGTTCGGGCCAGGCGCTGCAGCGCTTCGTGGAGGAGCGGCGTATCCTCGCCTCGCTCGACCACCCGGACATCGCCCGTCTCGTCGACGGCGGCCTCACGGACGCGGGCGTCCCCTGGTTCGCGATGGAGTACGTGGAGGGCGTGCCGCTGGACCGGTACTGCGACGCCCGAGGGCTCGGCGTGGAGGAACGGATCGCCCTCTTCTGCAGGGTGTGCGACACGGTCCAGTTCGCGCATCGCAACCTGGTCGTGCACCGCGACCTCAAGCCCTCCAACATCCTGGTCACCGAGGAGGGCCAGCCGAAGCTGCTCGACTTCGGCATCGCGAAGCTCCTCGGCGATCCGACCGGCAGCGAAGAGTTGACCGGGCCCGGTCACCGGCTGATGACGCGGGGGTACGCCAGCCCCGAGCAGCTGCGAGGGGAGCGCATCTCCACCTCCAGCGACGTCTACGCGCTGGGCGTGGTGCTGTACCTTCTCCTCACCGGCAAGCATCCACACCACCGGGGCGGCGAGGCGATCGAGGTCTCGCGAGCATCGGTGGAGCACCAGCCGGAGCCGCCCTCCCGGTGTGTGGCCCGCGCGGCCGCGACGGACCCGCAGCGAGCCGCCCTGGCGCGCCGGCTCCGTGGCGACCTCGACGCCGTCGTGCTCAAGGCGATGTGCCCCTCGCCCGACGAGCGGTACCCGAGCGCGGATCGGCTGGCCACCGACCTGCGGCGCCACCTGCGCGGACTCCCCGTGAGTGCACGAGCGGATACCCGATGGTACCGGGTGCGCACCTTTGTGCGACGCAACCGGGTCAGCGTGGCACTGACCGGAGCGGCCGCCACGCTCCTCCTCGGGTTCAGCGCTCTGACCGCCGTGCAGGCGGGACGGATCGCCACCGAGCGTGACCGAGCGCAGCAGG
This window contains:
- a CDS encoding ABC transporter substrate-binding protein, which produces MTTPAAPRVPLPGSVTARGGLLALLLLAACVPADSRGGPDAADGEIPEAERYGGTAVVLLAQDFQPLNPLTADLRPNLQLHQFVLYTPVLRYDRQFRPLPGLAEQWDTVRVAPDTLQLTFRLRRDVRWHDGAPTTADDVLFTFVRTKEPKTASPHAAMLRLYSPVAEKLDSFTVRFRVRASPDFLSFWMTRPPAPKHLLQAVPPEAMRQHPFGAERVVGNGPFRFVRRVSGQEWIFEANPLHPPALGGRPYLDRLVFRVVPDGTGRLTDVLTGAADVSAIPPARRAEVAGAPELRLHDFPEGEWSYIGWNLRLPLFRDTRVRQALALGLDRKAIAHAVAGGPAEPGGSTVTPAHWAYDADDPTLTLPHDPARAGRLLGEAGWYDRDGDGIRENTAGQPFRFVLKFPSGYEQSREAAVVSQAQLRRIGVDVVVREVELKTLIQQLEGRIDARGERIRDYQAVILGWVDGPFSKDDSPYLHSRSSMNETGFSNPRADSLMDSLRVTLDRAAALPLWREYQRLLAREQPYTVLYYPESLWSVRERLQDVEMDGRGFLATVPRWWIPPAQRRTSRRSAS
- a CDS encoding amidohydrolase family protein, with product MQLQQAHPRSSSGVSGSPAPPECRDTAPPLVTPPGCPGRPNSPRRSAYQAPGSTPGMHRATARDCRFLRLACRSAATHTMMISTARSLVFLCSVLLLSACASGGVSPPEQPGTAPEAQERLPILDMHMHARLARHYGPNPGPLCAPVVAMPFWDPAHPIEEGLRGSTSCREVLPAATDAAVLGETLAAMERHNIIGVLGGAPELVKAWRAAAPGRFIPGLDFRLDRATGTATAAPDGASYRPVSPDSIRALHRRGDLAVLGEVLNQYGGIAPDDPRMEPYWALAEELDLPVGIHIGPGGPGEFYFGNRAYRTRLQSALTLEEVLIRHPRLRVYVMHAGYPMLDDLRAMLFSHPQLYVEVSMLVNVEPRPAFYRYLQELVDAGYGDRIMFGSDQMVWPGLIDAAVRSIEEAPFLTHGQKRDIFYNNAARFLRLTPEEIARHHGR
- a CDS encoding cation:dicarboxylase symporter family transporter — protein: MSLTSRILLALAAGLGGGILLSVIDRPSLFAIASAVEPLGTLWVSALQMTVIPLVVSLLVTGIASATQAQAMGRLGAKALVLFLVLLTAAAAFTALAAPPLFSWLSIDPATAASLRQDVSMTSEGPAVLPRPSQWITGLVPTNPIAAAAAGAMLPLLVFTILFGFAALHAAPASRELLVGFFRSVAEVMLVLVRWILVLAPIGVFGLALPLGLQMGLSAVGAIAYYVLVLSGFALATLFVLYPVAAALGGVPLPRFARAAAPAQAVAFSTQSSLASLPAMIEGAVTRLDISPRIAGFVLPLGVSLFRITGPVWQILGALFIARLYGIDLTPFQVATVAGIAVVMSMAGVGLPGGAGMMVAVPAFLAVGLPPQGIGLLIAIMALPDTIITAANVTAHMAVATILGRRPAIPAAAGRGGALEQPSAATGAGPAPAPTA
- a CDS encoding SHOCT domain-containing protein, which codes for MTDRTDDDALPLAASAWVFLSLAGVACGMTFLFLGMRAVMEIGGACAEGASPYVIARPCPRGVPAAVVGGFWAGIVCLGIYIWQTTSRGIPNLDVLAWPALFLSLGWNFLEFAFRPPGGGGPVWGWLIPGVAFIAMAGAPLAMAAGPQVRRFTSFRGARPPPEPEIRRPTPPPDAPRGAQVVSALERLAALHASGALSDEEYRVAKARVLDAGAPP